One window of the Vicinamibacterales bacterium genome contains the following:
- a CDS encoding TIM barrel protein — translation MFLGTLAASLVAGAITDAQPQPAPRRSGRLRQGVTRGVFGRNNWTLDDCCREAAKLGIEGFDLIGPADWPTLKKHGLVPSMYPGGPGGTIPIGPSHKDTHAELIPKMHAAIDEAAANGVPNIIVLGGEKRGISYEEGADNCATYLDAVKAHAEDKGVTLCFEYLNSKVNHKDYVFDHIAWGVDVMTRVNSPRVKILYDIYHAQIMDGDIARNVRDHIQWIGHFHTGGNPGRHEIDDTQELNYRFVMTAIADLGYTGFVSHEYSPTQGHDPLVELQRAMAICTV, via the coding sequence ATGTTTCTCGGAACGCTGGCCGCTTCACTGGTGGCCGGTGCGATCACCGATGCGCAGCCGCAGCCGGCGCCCAGGCGCTCGGGACGGTTGAGGCAGGGCGTCACGCGCGGCGTCTTCGGCCGCAATAACTGGACGCTGGACGACTGCTGCCGCGAGGCGGCGAAGCTCGGGATCGAGGGGTTCGATCTGATCGGACCTGCTGACTGGCCGACGCTGAAGAAGCACGGTCTCGTTCCGTCGATGTACCCGGGTGGCCCCGGCGGCACGATCCCGATCGGGCCCAGCCACAAGGACACGCATGCCGAGTTGATTCCGAAGATGCACGCGGCCATCGACGAGGCCGCCGCCAACGGCGTGCCCAACATCATCGTCCTCGGCGGCGAGAAGCGCGGCATCTCCTACGAAGAGGGAGCCGACAACTGCGCCACGTACCTCGATGCGGTGAAAGCGCACGCCGAGGACAAGGGCGTGACCCTGTGCTTCGAGTACCTGAACAGTAAAGTGAATCACAAGGACTACGTCTTCGACCACATCGCCTGGGGCGTCGACGTGATGACGCGCGTGAACTCGCCGCGCGTCAAGATCCTCTACGACATCTACCACGCCCAGATCATGGACGGCGACATTGCCAGGAACGTCCGGGATCACATCCAGTGGATCGGCCATTTCCACACCGGCGGCAACCCCGGACGGCACGAGATCGACGACACGCAGGAGCTGAACTACCGCTTCGTGATGACGGCGATCGCGGATCTGGGTTACACCGGCTTCGTCTCACACGAGTACTCGCCGACGCAGGGGCACGATCCGCTTGTCGAACTCCAGCGCGCGATGGCGATCTGCACCGTCTAG
- a CDS encoding TonB-dependent receptor translates to MIALVLALAAALLQPAATISGTVKDPSGAPMQAVVVTVTAAGVRATATTASDGTWSATLPAGAATATIAIDVQGFAPVRREVAPSATPIDIALRTATIAEQISVSSEAGATRLSVQSSVTSLDRSTIVETPALRLDDQLRSVPGFSLFRRTTSAVANPTTQGVTLRGMSASGASRTLVMADDVPLNDAFGSWVYWDRVPMAALQRVEVIRGASGDLHGNDALGGVIQVTTRTSQGGEAWLEGGNLGTFRGSFYGAVNRKTWMAGAAAESGTTDGFVVVAPEARGPIDVKADSDSTSATGWIGGGRAVQATVRGGYFDENRNNGTPLQVNGTITRWGSANAHGFVGGGLWEARGDFSANNYNQSFSAVTTVNGVARAGERLTNLQWVGSNAGGGAVDWIRQGSRAQGMVSFSERAAHANLDEQAFSTAGVGAAVVHTPATQHDTGLAANGQLTLTPRIVLSAGARAAWWTLTNPGGLGTVQDRFFFQPRVAATIDAGSGQTVRLSWLSGFRTPTINELFRSFRVGNTLTQANSALKPEESWGPEAAYTITHADWTARAIFYATRLDNAIYNRTITATASAITRQRDNASARAIGSEIEFEWRLGGLLSATSSWAFNDSQFTQAELDGNRVPQVPKAAGSVGLRAAHQAWSASLSVRVFGQQFDDDQNQFILRSGSLTDARAALRLSRHGELFFAIENAFDNEIDTGLTPIRTIGAPRQARGGLIVHF, encoded by the coding sequence ATGATTGCACTCGTTCTGGCACTTGCCGCCGCGCTGCTTCAGCCGGCCGCCACTATCTCCGGGACCGTCAAGGATCCGAGCGGCGCCCCGATGCAGGCCGTTGTCGTGACCGTGACCGCGGCCGGCGTGCGCGCCACCGCCACGACGGCGAGCGACGGCACGTGGTCGGCGACGCTGCCCGCCGGGGCCGCCACCGCGACCATCGCCATCGACGTCCAGGGCTTCGCCCCGGTCCGGCGCGAGGTCGCGCCGTCGGCAACGCCGATCGACATTGCGCTGCGGACCGCCACGATCGCCGAGCAGATCTCGGTGAGCAGCGAGGCCGGGGCCACCCGGCTGTCGGTGCAGAGCAGCGTCACCTCGCTCGATCGATCGACCATCGTCGAGACGCCGGCGCTGCGCCTCGACGACCAGCTGCGCAGCGTACCCGGGTTCAGCCTGTTCCGCCGCACGACGTCGGCAGTCGCCAACCCCACCACGCAGGGCGTCACGCTGCGCGGCATGTCTGCGTCTGGGGCCAGCCGGACCCTCGTGATGGCCGACGACGTGCCGTTGAACGACGCCTTCGGCTCCTGGGTTTACTGGGATCGCGTTCCGATGGCCGCCCTGCAGCGCGTCGAGGTCATCCGCGGCGCGTCCGGGGACCTTCACGGCAACGACGCGCTCGGCGGGGTGATCCAGGTGACGACGCGCACCAGCCAGGGAGGGGAGGCGTGGCTCGAGGGGGGCAACCTCGGCACGTTCCGCGGCTCGTTCTACGGAGCGGTCAACCGGAAGACGTGGATGGCGGGCGCCGCCGCCGAGTCCGGCACCACCGACGGGTTCGTCGTCGTCGCGCCCGAGGCGCGCGGTCCGATCGACGTCAAGGCGGATTCCGATTCGACTTCCGCAACGGGATGGATCGGCGGCGGCCGCGCGGTCCAGGCCACGGTCCGCGGCGGCTACTTCGATGAGAATCGCAACAACGGCACGCCGCTCCAGGTGAACGGTACGATCACGCGCTGGGGCAGCGCCAACGCGCACGGTTTCGTCGGCGGCGGGCTGTGGGAGGCGCGCGGCGACTTCAGCGCCAACAACTACAACCAGAGCTTCAGCGCGGTCACGACCGTCAACGGCGTGGCGCGCGCCGGCGAGCGGCTGACCAATCTGCAATGGGTCGGCTCCAACGCCGGCGGCGGCGCCGTCGACTGGATCCGCCAGGGGAGCCGCGCGCAGGGGATGGTCTCGTTCTCGGAACGCGCGGCACACGCGAACCTCGACGAACAGGCGTTCAGCACGGCGGGCGTCGGCGCCGCGGTCGTGCACACGCCCGCCACCCAGCACGACACCGGGCTCGCGGCGAACGGGCAGCTCACGCTGACGCCGCGGATCGTGCTGAGCGCCGGCGCGCGCGCCGCCTGGTGGACGCTCACCAATCCCGGCGGCCTCGGCACCGTGCAGGATCGTTTCTTCTTCCAGCCTCGTGTCGCGGCGACGATCGACGCCGGCAGCGGCCAGACCGTCCGCCTCTCGTGGCTGAGCGGCTTCCGCACGCCGACGATCAACGAGCTGTTCCGATCGTTCCGCGTCGGCAACACGCTGACGCAGGCCAACAGCGCGCTGAAGCCCGAGGAGTCGTGGGGCCCGGAGGCGGCTTACACGATCACCCATGCGGACTGGACGGCGCGGGCGATCTTCTACGCGACCCGCCTCGACAACGCCATCTACAACCGCACGATCACGGCCACGGCGTCGGCGATCACCCGTCAGCGCGACAACGCCAGCGCACGGGCGATCGGCTCCGAGATCGAGTTCGAATGGCGACTCGGAGGCCTGCTGAGCGCCACCTCGTCGTGGGCGTTCAACGATTCGCAGTTCACCCAGGCCGAGCTCGACGGCAACCGCGTGCCGCAGGTGCCCAAGGCGGCGGGCTCGGTCGGCCTTCGCGCGGCGCACCAGGCGTGGAGCGCGTCGCTCAGCGTCAGGGTCTTCGGCCAGCAGTTCGACGACGATCAAAACCAGTTCATCCTCAGGTCGGGCTCGCTGACCGATGCGCGTGCCGCGCTGCGTCTCTCGCGTCACGGCGAACTGTTCTTTGCGATCGAGAACGCCTTCGACAACGAGATCGACACCGGGCTGACGCCCATCCGCACGATCGGCGCACCGCGGCAGGCTCGCGGTGGGCTCATTGTTCATTTCTGA
- a CDS encoding ABC transporter permease, which yields MLNDIRLALRTLPRTPAYTAAFVLTLGLGIGANAAIFSVINGVLLRPLPYPDADRIMHLRQPQLAAGVDDTSFSFTEVADYRRESRTIDQFVEFGDWTFNVIGRGDAQRATGGLVTSNFFPMLGARPQLGRLLLAADDARSAPPVVVLTDAYWRRVFGADPAVIGQMLDLTVKKAQIVGVLAPGAHYATQRRQDFYVNYSANDHYQSASMEKQRSHRMTDVFARLAPGASPAAAQAELRQIALRMHETYPDEYPKSSGFDTVVTPWKDELTAKARPTLVALLVTTVFVLIIACANVANLTLTRLLQRDRELAVRTALGAGGWVLRRQLLAEHLVLSVLGGALGLGLAIACLNLLVRYTARFTSRTGEIALDGRVLGFTFLVSIGTALLFAAAPRLSFLSDPARMMAGAGGRVAGSRGRRRTQRVLVVSQLAVSFMLLVGAGLLTRSLSRLYAIDPGFNLSNVLSLQAPDFRQPNRDRRQQFSRDVIERVGAEPGVQGAAMTSAAPLAGSFPQQQTFRIDGADADALAAPPRTVSRVVSAAYFSTVGTPIKLGRAFAASDRAASTPVVVLSESMAKYYLKDVNPVGRHISWQGLNGAWTTPAEIVGVAADTRADGLTSAPLQTLYQLDTQSPFAPTTILVRSAGAFDRLAPRLVEMIRQLDPDRPIDHVQTLEEIRDETIAPERLNATLVDLFALLALAIATVGVAGVLGFSVSQRTNELGIRLALGAHRRSILVMILGEGVAMAIVGLVVGGLAAIPLSRLLAGLLYGVEPADPATMAAAAVLLLSVAIVAAWIPARAATAVDPLTALRSM from the coding sequence ATGTTGAACGATATTCGCCTGGCGCTGCGCACCCTGCCGCGGACGCCCGCCTACACCGCGGCCTTCGTCCTGACCCTCGGTCTCGGCATCGGCGCCAACGCCGCCATTTTCAGTGTCATCAACGGCGTGCTGCTACGGCCGCTGCCGTACCCCGACGCCGACCGCATCATGCACCTGCGCCAGCCGCAGCTCGCCGCCGGCGTCGACGACACGAGCTTTTCGTTCACCGAGGTCGCGGACTATCGCCGCGAGTCGCGCACCATCGACCAGTTCGTCGAGTTCGGCGACTGGACGTTCAACGTGATCGGCCGCGGCGACGCGCAGCGCGCCACCGGTGGGCTGGTGACGTCGAACTTCTTTCCGATGCTCGGCGCCCGCCCGCAGCTCGGCCGCCTGCTGCTGGCCGCCGACGACGCCCGTTCCGCGCCGCCGGTGGTCGTGCTGACCGACGCCTACTGGCGCCGCGTCTTTGGCGCGGATCCGGCCGTGATCGGGCAGATGCTCGATCTCACGGTCAAGAAGGCGCAGATCGTCGGCGTGCTCGCGCCGGGCGCGCACTACGCGACGCAGCGCCGCCAGGACTTCTACGTCAACTACTCGGCGAACGATCACTACCAGAGCGCGTCGATGGAGAAGCAGCGCTCGCACCGGATGACCGACGTTTTCGCGCGGCTCGCGCCGGGGGCGTCACCGGCGGCGGCGCAGGCCGAACTGCGGCAAATCGCCCTGCGGATGCACGAGACTTATCCTGACGAGTACCCGAAGTCGAGCGGCTTCGACACCGTCGTGACGCCGTGGAAGGACGAGCTGACCGCGAAGGCGAGGCCGACGCTCGTCGCGCTGCTCGTCACGACCGTCTTCGTCCTGATCATCGCCTGCGCCAACGTTGCCAACCTGACGTTGACACGGCTCCTGCAGCGCGATCGCGAGCTGGCGGTGCGCACCGCGCTCGGCGCCGGCGGGTGGGTGCTGCGGCGGCAGCTGCTCGCCGAGCACCTCGTCCTGTCGGTCCTCGGCGGTGCGCTGGGACTCGGCCTGGCGATCGCCTGCCTGAACCTGCTCGTCCGCTACACGGCGCGCTTCACCAGCCGCACCGGCGAGATCGCGCTCGACGGCCGTGTCCTCGGCTTCACGTTCCTCGTGTCGATCGGGACGGCGCTGCTCTTCGCGGCGGCGCCGCGCCTGTCGTTTCTGAGCGATCCGGCGCGGATGATGGCGGGTGCCGGCGGACGTGTCGCCGGAAGCCGCGGCCGGCGGCGCACCCAGCGGGTGCTCGTGGTCAGCCAGCTGGCCGTCTCATTCATGCTGCTCGTCGGCGCGGGCCTGCTGACGCGCAGTCTCTCTCGCCTCTACGCGATCGATCCGGGGTTCAACCTGTCGAACGTGCTCAGCCTGCAGGCGCCCGACTTCCGTCAGCCGAACCGCGACCGGCGCCAGCAGTTTTCGCGCGACGTCATCGAGCGGGTCGGCGCCGAACCAGGCGTGCAGGGGGCGGCGATGACCTCGGCGGCGCCACTCGCCGGGTCGTTTCCCCAGCAGCAGACGTTTCGCATCGACGGCGCCGACGCCGATGCGCTGGCGGCCCCGCCCCGCACCGTCAGCCGCGTGGTCAGCGCCGCCTACTTCTCGACGGTGGGCACACCGATCAAGCTGGGCCGGGCCTTCGCGGCATCGGACCGTGCCGCATCGACACCGGTGGTCGTCCTCAGCGAGTCGATGGCGAAGTACTACCTGAAGGACGTCAATCCCGTCGGCCGGCACATCAGCTGGCAGGGCCTCAACGGCGCGTGGACGACGCCCGCCGAGATCGTCGGCGTGGCGGCCGACACGCGTGCCGACGGTCTCACGTCGGCGCCGCTGCAGACGCTCTACCAGCTCGACACGCAGTCGCCGTTCGCACCGACGACAATCCTGGTGCGCTCGGCTGGCGCGTTCGATCGCCTCGCGCCGCGCCTGGTCGAGATGATCCGACAGCTCGACCCCGACCGGCCCATCGATCACGTGCAGACGCTGGAGGAGATTCGCGACGAGACGATCGCTCCCGAGCGGTTGAACGCGACGCTCGTCGACCTGTTCGCGCTGCTCGCGCTGGCGATCGCGACGGTTGGCGTCGCCGGCGTGCTCGGGTTCTCGGTCAGTCAGCGCACCAACGAGCTCGGCATCCGCCTCGCGCTCGGCGCGCATCGGCGCTCCATCCTGGTCATGATCCTTGGCGAAGGCGTCGCGATGGCGATCGTCGGACTCGTGGTGGGAGGGCTCGCGGCGATCCCGCTGTCGCGTCTCCTCGCGGGCCTGCTCTACGGCGTCGAGCCGGCGGATCCGGCGACGATGGCCGCCGCCGCGGTTCTGCTTCTGAGCGTTGCGATCGTGGCCGCCTGGATTCCGGCGCGGGCCGCCACCGCGGTCGATCCCTTGACGGCGCTGCGAAGCATGTGA
- the pcnB gene encoding polynucleotide adenylyltransferase PcnB — translation MVEPTIVARTEHSVSRRDIDQDALKVLYRLHEHGFAAYLVGGSVRDLLLGRRPKDFDVGTSAHPHQIKKLFRNCWIIGRRFRLAHVKFGPKTIEVATFRRQVDPLELPADGAESDQALEAAPDAPVPADAPFEEQVQAEGTHLAHVRAHDRLIHRDNTFGTAEEDAFRRDFTINALFYDIATFSLIDYVGGLEDLERRLIRSIGDPGVRFLEDPVRMMRAVVFAARLDFRIDEPILEAIEVHRHEIARAASARLVEEYFKILRSGFAENSLRMLKATKLLGAVTPELDAANEALWESVARLDQYRRRFAAAPDTLTNAILAGTLLVPLGLAGPRGFHADALERRIELGVLPMPRRDIERLHQILAIQPRLHDLRAPYRAQRAVLHRHVLEDALTWLEIHGGRPDLLQHWRSLQAEPSASPPADTDGNREASTDRPLPRKRRRRRRRFPSAGRT, via the coding sequence ATGGTGGAACCGACCATCGTCGCGCGAACCGAGCACTCGGTTTCCCGCCGCGACATCGACCAGGACGCGCTCAAGGTCCTTTACCGCCTGCACGAGCACGGCTTTGCGGCCTATCTCGTCGGCGGTAGCGTTCGTGACCTGCTGCTCGGCCGGCGCCCCAAGGACTTCGACGTCGGCACCTCGGCGCATCCGCACCAAATCAAGAAACTCTTCCGAAACTGCTGGATCATCGGCCGGCGCTTCCGCCTCGCCCACGTCAAATTCGGACCCAAGACGATCGAGGTGGCCACATTCCGCCGTCAGGTCGACCCGTTGGAGCTGCCAGCTGACGGAGCCGAGTCGGACCAGGCGCTCGAGGCCGCGCCGGACGCGCCGGTCCCCGCCGACGCCCCGTTCGAGGAGCAGGTGCAGGCCGAGGGCACCCACCTGGCGCACGTCCGCGCCCACGACCGGCTGATCCACCGCGACAACACGTTCGGGACCGCGGAGGAGGACGCCTTCCGGCGCGATTTCACGATCAACGCGCTGTTCTACGACATCGCCACGTTCTCCCTGATCGACTACGTCGGCGGCCTCGAGGACCTCGAGCGGCGGCTGATCCGGTCGATCGGCGATCCCGGCGTCCGCTTTCTCGAGGATCCGGTCCGCATGATGCGGGCGGTGGTGTTTGCCGCCCGTCTCGACTTCCGCATCGACGAGCCGATTCTGGAAGCGATCGAGGTCCACCGCCACGAGATTGCGCGAGCCGCGTCGGCACGATTGGTGGAGGAATACTTCAAAATCCTGCGATCCGGCTTCGCCGAGAACAGCCTCCGCATGCTGAAGGCGACGAAGCTGCTCGGCGCGGTCACGCCCGAGCTCGACGCGGCGAACGAGGCGCTGTGGGAATCGGTGGCGCGGCTGGATCAGTATCGCCGTCGTTTCGCGGCGGCGCCCGACACGCTGACCAACGCCATCCTCGCCGGCACGCTGCTGGTGCCGCTCGGCCTCGCGGGTCCGCGCGGCTTTCACGCCGACGCGCTCGAGCGCCGCATCGAACTCGGCGTGCTGCCGATGCCGCGCCGCGACATCGAGCGGCTCCACCAGATCCTGGCGATCCAGCCCCGGCTGCACGACCTGCGTGCTCCCTACCGCGCGCAGCGCGCCGTGCTGCACCGACACGTGCTGGAAGACGCGCTCACCTGGCTGGAGATCCACGGCGGCCGTCCGGATCTGCTGCAGCACTGGCGATCGCTGCAGGCCGAGCCGTCGGCGTCCCCGCCGGCCGACACGGACGGCAACCGCGAGGCGTCGACCGACCGGCCGCTCCCACGGAAGCGGCGGCGACGGCGGCGGCGGTTTCCGTCCGCTGGCCGGACGTAG
- the polA gene encoding DNA polymerase I: protein MLRLFLIDGSSQMYRAYHAPVRTAEGGFLRNAQGRPTNAVYIFVTMLRKLLNEQRPDYIAASFDLPGRTFRDDLVSDYKANRAPMPDELAEQIPMVHAACEALGVPILTSERYEADDVIGTLAEQAAAAGFEVVIVTGDKDFFQLVRPGIQVYNPKEEGTWYDAAGVQEKFGVAPHQVVDVLALMGDTIDNIKGVPGIGDKGARELIAQYGTLENLLAHAGEIKNKRYREGLQGHADDARQSQVLARIRTDVPVTFDADAARYRGATRERCFQIFNELGFRAFVGEYAPTADTIVKRYRIAATEDDVRELADRLRAAGAFSMAILPDAPSAMRAGIVGLAFSAAPRDADYVPTGHHTPAPNLVDTPAAVPSIAIRSALGILRPLLEDPAIRKQGHDLKFDAIMLLRHGVTLRGLDTDTMLTSYLVDATRAEHRLEELSLEHVSYKALAEEDVCGRGAKAISYADVPPDVLLTFAAERADLVGQLAPIFGALLAKEDLLRVYTELERPLIPVLVDVERAGVRIDGPKLAAQSQRLDQDIARRSREIYAVAGGEFNINSPKQLAEVLFDKLQLPVLKRTGASKAPSTAVEVLEELALAHDLPRLILEWRSLMKLKGTYIDALPQLVNPETGRVHTCFNQAVAATGRLSSSDPNLQNIPIKTELGREIRGAFIADPGYVLVSADYSQIEFRVLAHLSEDPVLVAAFREGADFHERTALKIFGAGSGRDPHQLRSIAKMVNYALLYGKSAFTLSKDIGVTTDEAQKFIDSYFAGFPNVRAFIDRTLDDGRQSGVVKTMFGRRRLVPELTSRNFQVRSAAERMAVNMPIQGSAADILKKAMIDVHAGLPKVAGGRARMILTVHDELLFETPREALDETSAAVRELMEGAVKLNVPLTVDVGAGDNWKEAKT, encoded by the coding sequence ATGTTGCGTCTCTTCCTGATCGACGGCAGTTCCCAGATGTACCGCGCCTATCACGCGCCGGTGCGCACGGCCGAAGGCGGATTCCTCCGCAACGCGCAGGGACGGCCGACCAACGCCGTCTACATCTTCGTGACGATGCTGCGAAAGCTGCTCAACGAGCAGCGCCCCGACTACATCGCGGCGTCGTTCGACCTGCCGGGCCGCACCTTCCGCGACGATCTGGTCTCGGACTACAAGGCGAACCGCGCGCCGATGCCGGACGAGCTCGCCGAGCAGATTCCGATGGTGCACGCCGCGTGTGAAGCGCTCGGCGTGCCGATCCTCACCTCGGAGCGCTACGAGGCCGACGACGTGATCGGGACGCTGGCGGAGCAGGCGGCCGCCGCCGGTTTCGAGGTGGTGATCGTCACCGGCGACAAGGACTTCTTTCAGCTCGTGCGCCCCGGCATCCAGGTCTACAACCCGAAAGAGGAAGGGACCTGGTACGACGCGGCCGGCGTCCAGGAGAAGTTCGGCGTCGCGCCGCACCAGGTCGTCGACGTGCTGGCGCTGATGGGCGACACCATCGACAACATCAAGGGGGTCCCCGGCATCGGCGACAAGGGGGCGCGCGAGCTGATCGCCCAGTACGGCACGCTCGAGAACCTGCTCGCGCACGCCGGCGAGATCAAGAACAAGCGTTACCGCGAAGGGCTGCAGGGGCACGCCGATGACGCGCGTCAGAGCCAGGTGCTCGCACGCATCCGAACCGACGTGCCGGTGACCTTCGACGCCGACGCGGCCCGCTATCGCGGCGCCACCCGCGAGCGCTGCTTCCAGATCTTCAACGAACTCGGCTTCCGCGCCTTCGTCGGCGAGTACGCGCCGACTGCCGACACGATCGTCAAACGCTATCGCATCGCCGCGACCGAGGACGATGTCCGCGAACTCGCCGATCGCCTGCGCGCCGCCGGCGCCTTCTCGATGGCGATCCTTCCCGACGCCCCCTCCGCGATGCGGGCCGGCATCGTCGGGCTGGCGTTCTCGGCGGCGCCGCGCGACGCCGACTACGTGCCGACCGGTCACCACACCCCGGCCCCGAATCTGGTCGACACGCCGGCGGCCGTGCCGTCGATCGCGATCCGGAGCGCGCTCGGGATCCTGCGGCCCCTCCTCGAGGATCCGGCGATCCGCAAGCAGGGGCACGACCTGAAGTTCGACGCGATCATGCTGCTGCGCCACGGCGTCACGCTGCGCGGCCTCGATACGGACACCATGCTGACGAGCTATCTGGTCGACGCGACGCGCGCCGAGCACAGACTCGAGGAGCTTTCGCTGGAGCACGTCAGCTACAAGGCGCTGGCGGAGGAGGACGTGTGCGGGCGCGGCGCCAAGGCGATCTCCTACGCCGACGTGCCGCCCGACGTCCTGCTGACCTTCGCGGCCGAGCGGGCCGATCTGGTCGGACAGCTCGCGCCGATCTTCGGCGCCCTGCTCGCCAAGGAAGACCTGCTGCGCGTCTACACCGAGCTGGAACGGCCCCTCATCCCCGTCCTCGTCGACGTCGAGCGCGCCGGCGTCCGCATCGACGGCCCCAAACTGGCGGCGCAGTCGCAGCGCCTCGATCAGGACATCGCGCGTCGATCGCGCGAGATTTACGCGGTCGCCGGCGGCGAGTTCAACATCAACTCGCCGAAGCAGCTCGCCGAGGTGCTGTTCGACAAGCTGCAGCTGCCGGTGTTGAAGCGGACCGGCGCGTCGAAGGCGCCCTCCACCGCGGTGGAAGTGCTCGAGGAGCTGGCGCTCGCGCACGATCTGCCGCGGCTGATCCTCGAGTGGCGGTCGCTGATGAAATTGAAGGGGACCTACATCGACGCGTTGCCGCAGCTCGTCAACCCCGAGACCGGCCGCGTCCACACCTGCTTCAACCAGGCCGTCGCCGCCACCGGGCGCCTGTCGAGCAGCGACCCCAACCTGCAGAACATCCCGATCAAGACCGAGCTCGGACGCGAGATCCGCGGCGCCTTCATTGCCGACCCGGGCTACGTGCTCGTCTCCGCCGACTACTCCCAGATCGAGTTCCGGGTGCTGGCGCACCTCTCCGAGGATCCGGTGCTCGTCGCCGCGTTCCGTGAGGGGGCCGACTTCCACGAACGCACCGCTCTCAAGATCTTCGGCGCCGGCTCCGGCAGGGATCCGCACCAGCTGCGCAGCATCGCCAAGATGGTCAACTACGCGCTGCTCTACGGCAAGTCGGCCTTCACGCTCTCGAAAGACATCGGCGTGACGACGGACGAGGCGCAGAAGTTCATCGATTCCTATTTCGCCGGATTCCCCAACGTCCGCGCCTTCATCGATCGCACGCTCGACGACGGCCGCCAGTCCGGCGTCGTCAAGACGATGTTCGGCCGCCGGCGACTGGTGCCGGAACTGACCAGCCGCAATTTCCAGGTCCGCTCCGCCGCCGAGCGCATGGCGGTCAACATGCCGATCCAGGGCTCGGCCGCCGACATCCTGAAGAAGGCCATGATCGACGTGCACGCCGGTCTACCGAAGGTCGCCGGCGGACGCGCGCGCATGATCCTCACCGTCCACGACGAGCTGCTGTTCGAGACGCCGCGCGAAGCGCTCGACGAAACGTCGGCCGCGGTCCGCGAGCTGATGGAAGGCGCGGTCAAGCTGAACGTGCCGCTGACCGTCGACGTCGGCGCCGGAGACAACTGGAAGGAAGCGAAGACGTAG
- a CDS encoding response regulator transcription factor, with product MRHRVLIVEDEQHLAEGLRFNLEAEGYDAEVVDTGERALRRLESASVPVDLVVLDVMLPDKDGFAVVSELRAARNFVPVLILTARGRPDDVLNGFAAGADDYLPKPTELAILLARVGGLLRRSSWARAQAPAAAGEKRPDRYSFGGRTIDFDRLELTVGERVLNLTLMEANLLRYLIEHQGKPVSRRAMLEHVWGLHEDTDTRAIDNFVVRLRRYIEDEPSRPRHLLTVRGVGYRFNTNPEP from the coding sequence ATGCGCCATCGCGTCCTCATCGTCGAAGACGAGCAGCACCTCGCCGAAGGGCTGCGCTTCAACCTCGAGGCCGAGGGCTATGACGCGGAAGTCGTCGACACCGGCGAGCGGGCGCTCAGGCGCCTCGAAAGCGCCTCGGTGCCGGTCGACCTGGTCGTGCTGGACGTCATGCTGCCCGACAAAGACGGGTTCGCCGTCGTTTCGGAGCTGCGCGCGGCGCGCAATTTCGTCCCAGTCCTCATCCTGACCGCGCGCGGCCGCCCCGACGACGTGCTGAACGGGTTCGCAGCAGGGGCGGACGACTACCTGCCGAAGCCGACGGAGCTGGCCATCCTGCTGGCGCGGGTCGGCGGCCTGCTCCGCCGCAGCTCCTGGGCGCGCGCCCAGGCGCCAGCCGCGGCCGGGGAGAAGCGGCCCGACCGGTATTCGTTCGGCGGACGTACCATCGATTTCGACCGCCTCGAGCTCACGGTCGGCGAGCGCGTCCTCAACCTGACCCTGATGGAGGCGAATCTTCTGCGGTATCTTATCGAGCATCAGGGCAAGCCAGTCTCGCGGAGAGCCATGCTCGAGCACGTCTGGGGACTTCACGAGGATACCGACACGCGCGCGATCGATAATTTTGTCGTGCGGTTGCGGCGCTACATCGAGGACGAACCCTCCCGGCCGCGCCATCTGCTGACCGTGCGCGGCGTCGGTTACCGATTCAACACCAATCCTGAACCATGA